CGCGGCGGTCTCGGTGGCGGCGTAGAGGATCGGGGTCACCGCTTCGTCGATGGGGCGGCGCAGGACGAGTCCCAGGACCGTGCCGACGATCCGGTCCAGCGGGGGCGCCTCGCGGTCGAGGCGGGTCTTGGCCATGCCGGGATGGGCGAGCAGGCTGCGCACCGGCGATCCGGCCTCGCGCAGCCGGCGGTCGAGTTCCAGGGCGAACAGCACGTTGGCGAGTTTGGACCTGGCGTAGGCGCGGCCGGGTGAGTAGCCGCGTTCGGCGGCGAGATCGTCCGGGTCGAGGTGGCCGATGCGGTAGAGGCCGGAGCCGACGGTGACCACGACCGGGTCGCGTCCGGCGCTCAGCCGGTCCAGCAGCAGGGCGGTCAGGGCGAAGTGGCCGAGGTGGTTGGTGGCCAGCTGGCTTTCGACGCCCTGCGGGCTGAGTCGCCGCGGCACGTTGCCGATGCCACCGTTGTTGATCAGCGCGTCGACGGTGACGGCGTCGGCGCGCAGGCCCTCGGCGAACGCGTGCACGTTGTCGAGGTCGAGCAGGTCCACGTGCCGGATCCGCAGATCGGCTGCCGGGTGCTCGGCGATCAGCTGGTCCCGGACGAGGCCGGCCTTCTCGGTGTCCCGGACCGCCATGATCACCCGGCCACCGCGGGCGGCGAGGTGACGGGTGATCGCTGCGCCGAGGCCGCTGCTGGCGCCGGTGACGACGAAGGTGCGGCCGGTCTGGTCGGCGAGGTCGGCGAGGGTCCAGTCGACGGCTTCCATGGGGCCTCCAAGGTTAAGCGGATGACTTATCCGATTGAAGGCCAGCGGAAGCGGATTGTCAATCCGGTTGGGTAGAGTGGCGTGGTGACTCCGCAGCTTCGCGCCGACGCCGCCCGCAATCGTGAACAACTGCTGGCGACAGCGCGCGGTGCGATGGCCGAGGGCGACCTGGCTCTGCAGCTCAACGACATCGCCCGGCGGGCGGGGGTGGGTGTCGGGACGGCCTACCGGCACTTCCCGACCCGTCGGGCGCTCGTCGAGGCACTCGCCGACCACTGCTTCACCACGCTGGTCGAGCAAGCTCGCGGCGCGAGTCGCCACGAGGACCCCTGGACCGCGGTCGAGCTCCTGCTGCGTGCTCTCCTGCTCGGACAGCTGACTGACCCCGCCTTCGCCGAGGTCATCGCGACCGGCCCGGATCAGGACGCCGTCGCCCGCACCACCACCCATCGCGAGGAGTTCATGGCGTCGGCTCGTGCTGTGCTCGACCGCGCCCAGCGGGCCGGCTGCGTGCGCCCCGACCTCTCTCAGGACGACCTGCACCGCCTGGTCTGCGGCACCGCGTTCGCCCTGCGCATCGGGGCGGATCCGACCGGCCGGCTCGAGCTCTACCTGCGCGTACTCCTCGACGGCATCCACGCCGGACGACCGGCCCGGTCGTGAAGCGCGGCCTGGGCGGTCCGCCTTCTCGCTGGTGCGGATGCTCGGTGATCGGCGGTGGCGGGCGTCGCGTCAGCACTCGGCGGCTCCGGCGCTGAGGTCGCCGGCGTGGTGGCGCCCCAGCGGCCGGGACCCGAGCAGGCGCTGCTGGCGGGCCCGGGCCGCCCACCAGCGCTGCGGCCCGGCGATGTGGTGGACCGTGCGGTGGCCGAGATCGAGCAGGTGGCGGGTCAGCGCGGTGGCGGGGACGACGGGACCGTCGGGGCGCCGAGCGGGGTGCTGTCTGCCGCTTCCTTGGCGGTGTGGGATCGGCCGGCGTCCGGACACCTGATCGCGTCCGGAGGCGGGCGTCGTCCTGTCGCGGCAGCGGGTGCGGTCACGTGCCTTTCAGTCCGAGCACCCCCGCGACGGTGCGGACGGCCAGCGTTTCGAGGTACGGCGTCGGGGTGGGCGGCGTCTGCTCGTCGAACGCCCGGCTGGCCAGTCCGATGAAAAGTCCTTCGAGCGCGCCCAGTAAGGCGGTCGCGAGTACCTCGGCCGGCGTGTCGGTGGTGATCGAACCCGCCCCCTGCCCGTCCGCGACGAGGTCGCGGCAGCGCTCGATGAGCAACGCGTACGTCCGTTCCACCTCGCGCCCGACCGGATGGTCTTGGCCGGCGAAGCTCATCCGCAGGGCGATCAGCACGCGTGCCACGTCGCGGCGGCTGAAGGCGGCCTGGCCGCGGGCCAGCACCAGAAGCGCCGCAACCGGGTCCCGCTCCTCGGTGACCAGGGCGCCGACCTCCCGCAGCCAGGTGTCACGAGTCCACTCGATCACCGCGAGGATGAGGTCGTTCTTGTCGGTGAACTGGTGGTACAGGGCGCCGCGGGTGAAGCCGGCGGAGCTGGCCACCCGTGCGAGGTTGAACTGTCCGTACCCGTAGCGGGACAGCTCGACGGCCGAGGCTTCCAGCAGAGCCTGGCGGGTGCGCTCCCGGCGCTCGGCCTGGGTGAGCCGGTCGGGCCGCCTCATCCGGGTTGCTCCTGGCCGGCGACGATCCGCATCGCGATCCGGCGATGGCGCGGGCCGATGAGCCGCCACACCAGGCGGGCCAGCACCGGCCGGTTGAAGAAGAGCACCGTGGTGAGCGTACGCCGAGTCGGTGCCACCTGACGCCCCACCATGACCGCCCGCAGCAGCCGCAGTGAGGTTTCGAGCCGGACCACCTCGGCGGTGGACTCGACGATGCGCAGCCCGGCGATCTGGCCCGGCCGCGTGTCGCCCGGGCGGAAACCCAGCAGCCGGACGACGCGCTTCACCGACGGGGGAAAGGCGGCGAACCCGTCTCGCACCCACTGCTCCGGCGAGCGCTGGTCCGGCTCGGCCAACCGCGCCTCGAAAGCGTCCGAGTAGTCACCGGCTCGAGCCAAGGCGACCGGATCCGTCACCGCGACCCGGCGTACCACGCGACCGCCATTTTGCAGGTCCATCCCGCACCTCCCTGTTCGTCGAGCATACTTACATACATGCACGCACGTATGTAAGAGGAGTGGGGGATGAGACTCGTGCCATCTGAAGATCAGTTGCCGGGTGCGGACGTTGTACTGTCATCCGCTGACGCAGGCCGGCACCGTCAGGTGAAGGGGTACGCATGATGCGCTACTGGCCGCGGCGCGCCGCCGGGCTGCCGCCGGGGCAACGCCTCCTGGCGGAGATGCCCCGATTCAGCGATCTGCCCCACCTTCCTCCGCCCGCCATGCCGGTTGAGCCCCGACTGGAGATCAGGTACGAAGGCGAACTGGTCGCCGTTCTGACCTCCGCTGACCTGCTGGCGCTCGGACCGCGCGAATTTACGGCTGACTTCCACTGCGTCACGACGTGGTCGGTGACGGGGCTGGTGTGGACCGGCGTTCCACTGCGCGATGTTCTCGCCTCGGTGGGGATGTCAAACGCGCCCGCACCGTACCTGGTGGCCCGTGCCGGCGACCGTCGTAAGGCCGCCTTCACCTGGGAGGACGCCGTCGCCGACAACGTCCTCCTGGCGACCCGTCTCAACGGCGCCGTCCTCGACGACAGGCACGGTGCTCCGCTGCGGCTCGTGTCCCCCAGTCAGTACGGCTACAAGAGCGTCAAGCACCTCATCGCCCTGGATCTGCGCGCGGAACAGCCCCGGGTCATGTCGAAGGAGCACCTTCGCGCTCGCGTCGCCCTCGAGGAACGGCACCCGCGACTGCCGAGTGCGGTGGTGAGACTGCCGTACCGGATGATGATCGCCCCGACCGCGTACCTGGCCGAGCGAGCGCTGAGCCATCGTCGAACCCGTCAGCGGCCCTGATCACCTCCGTGGCCGCGAAGTCATCGAGAACACGAAAGGGTGACCGCTTTAGGCTTCTTATGGCTTTCAGGACTTTGGTCCCTGTCATTCGCCGCCGATAGCGGCAAAGCTGAGGGTGAGCATGCGGTCACCGCATGAGAGCTTCATCGTGATCACGTGGAGGAGACCATGACATCCGCGCTCACCGCACCGCCCGCGCCGAGTGACGGCCGTGGCCCTCGCCCAGGTCCCAGGACGGTTCATTTCCCCGCCGGCGCACCCGGCGGTACCGGCGGGTCGATCGTGGTAGCCGCCGTCGACGACGACGACAACGCGGCCGTGGTGCTCAGCTACGCCGCGACCCGAGCCCGCGAGTTCGGCGTACCCCTGCGCGCCGTCCACGTCTGGGGCCGGGCCGGCGAACGGATCCCCGACGCGGACCTGTTGCTGACCTGCCTGCTGTACGACTGCCTCCCCGAGGCCGAGGCGTCGGCGGCCGAGCGGGAGATCCTGCACGACGACCCGGTGCCGGCCCTCGCCGCCCTGAGCCGAGAGGCGCTGTTGCTGGTGGTGTCGGCCTCCAGCGCCGCGGTCACGGCCGACCGGCCGCTCGGCGACACCGCTCACGGGCTGGCCGGGCGTACCGCGTGCCCGCTCGTCGTGGTCGCACCGCGACAACGTCGTCGTTGAGGTGACCGATTCGGCTGGACGCGCGGGAGGGGCTGCTCGGCCCGGCACCGCGGTCCGCGGCGGCTTCCGGAGAGTGATTCAGGTGTCGCCGGGGGCCGCGGTCGGGAACAGCCGTTGACCGGCGCCGACGATGGTCGCGCGGCGCTCGGCGGGAAACGCTCCGCGTCATCGTGTCCGGGACGCCTTCGGCCGCGGCCCGAGCCCCGACGGAACGCGGATCAGGCCCTCCGTCCAGGGCGGCCCCGAGCATCGTCGTCGACCTCCGCGCCGGCGCGAAGTTGGGCGCGGGTACGCATCAGGATCCTGCCCAGCATGTTCTTTCCGGCGCCGGTCCGTCCTCTGCCCCAGTAGTGGTCGGTGTCGGTGTCCTCGACGATCGCCGCATCGCCGGTGCCCAGCAGAACGGCACGGATGTCGGCGTGGGCACGGAATTTGGCCAGCACCGCACGGCGCATCACGTCGTCCCTGACCCGTACCCAGTCCCGGCGCAGCGGCCGGCTCCGGTCACGGCCCAGCTCGGCGGCACGCAGCGGATCGGGCGCCCGGCGGACGACGTCGGCGTGGCGGGTACCGGCGAACTTCTGAGCCTGGAAATAGTGCTCGGCGGTGGGCCACCAGCACTCATCGAGGTCGAACCCGTGGGTGGAGAAGTTGGAGAAGCAGCCGTACGGGACCTCGTCGGCGCCGTAGAAGTAGATCGTCACCTGAACCTCGAGCGGTGGTCGTGAGCGCTGAACCGTGCCACGGACCTCGCTGAACAGACAACCGGAATTCGCCGGCCGGGCGGGTCAGGCCGGACCGTCGGCACCCCGGACGGTCGGGTCGTGGGAGTCGCCGCCAATGGTGGCGGCTGCTATCGGGCGTGCCGATGAAATGAGCGGATTCGGAGTCCGAAATCGTCGGATGACGGGATGCGCGGTGTCTCTGTCGAAGGTTGACGCGGAACACCGATAGCACGTGTAAGGATTGATCGGAATGGATTGTGCCTGTCGCGCTGCCGACAGTGCCGGCCTTCGTGCATGTGTTTATCATCCGAGAGGAATTCGGATTGAGGAGGCGATGCGCGATGGATTCGGAGACCCTCGTCGCGGAGTTCGGAAAAGATCCGAACTCCGTGTTTGTCGACATCATCCGGACGTCGCCCGAGCCGATTCCCGCTCAGCTAATCAAAAAACGGCTGGTCGACGCGGGCATGAAGAAAGGGGACATTGATCGCCACTGGAAACGGATCCAGCGCGTGATCGCCCTGCACCCGCAGATCGGTGTGGCGAACCGGAAATACGAGTGGCTCGCCGAGCGCCGGTCGGCGCGGAGTTCACTCGATCTGCTGGCCGGCCGCCTCGACGCGAGGCAGCCCCGGTGGCTGACCACCGCATGGACGCGGCACGTCGCGGACGCCCTGGATCGGGCCGTGCCCGCCGCCGGCTGGGCCGAACACCAGTTTCAGCAGGCCCGGCTGGTCGCCGGGCTGGCCGTGGCGGTCGAGAAGCTGCAGGCGGCCGGTGCTCCCTTCGCCGAAGTGATCGAGCTTCTCGCCGAGGAGTCCAGGCGGAAGCGGCTTTGGCGGGTGGGCGAGCCGGGCGATACCGTCCCGTTCGATCCGGAGGCGCACGAGGCCGAGCCGGAGGCACCCGAGCCCGGCACAGCGGTGCGGGTGGTTCGTCCGGGTTATGTCTGGCGCGGCAGCGGTAAGCAGCTGGTGGCGGCCAAAGCTACCGTAACCCTATAAGCGACCGCCATGGCCAAGCGAAGAAACAAATCCGGCAAGGGCGAGGTAAAAGAACTGGTTCGGGCTCGCGATCAGTCGGTCGAGGCGGCGTTCAGCAACAAGTGGTTCCTTCTCGACTTCTATCAACGGGAATACGTTTGGGAGGAGCAGCAGGTCACGCGGCTGGTGAATGACCTCTCCCGCAAATTCCTCGATCAGTGGCGAGAGTACCATTCGCTGAACGACGTCAAATCCTACGATCCCTATTTTTTGGGCCCGTACATCGTGCATTCGGAGGGTAGCAAGGTCTATCTGGTCGACGGCCAGCAGCGGGTCATCACTCTCATGCTTCTGCTGATCTATCTTCAGCGGCAGCTGACGGCGATGCCGAGTGCCAAGAGCAAAGCCGCCCAATTCCACACGTTGATCATGAACGACCGGTTCGGTAAGAAGCTCTTCCGGGTTGATGCCGATGAGTACGCCGACTGCTTCGACGCCCTGTTGAGTGGCCGCAATCCGCACCTGGACAACGCCCCGGAGGCAATCCGCCGGATCTGGCGGGCATACCTGGTCATCGAGGCCCACTTCAAGGAGAAGTTGCGCAGCGGCGCGCTGGTCCTGTTCGCGGAATGGTTGCTCAACCGGGTGTCGCTGGTCGCCATGGACGCGGGGGATCGCACGCGCGCCGAGGAGATGTACCAGTCCATCAACGACACGGGTCTCCGCCTCTCGCCGATGGATCTTCTCAAGCGTTTTCTGCTCAGTGATGCCGAGGACCCTCGCGCCATGGAGGGAACGTGGACCGAGATGGTGACGGCCCTGGAAGGGGTCGAGCGGGGTGCCGCCTTCGCGTATCTGAGGACCGTTCTGCGGGCCAGGTTCCCCGATGTCGCGCAGATGCCCGGGCCGAGTCTGAACGACGCGACCTTCGAGTGGGTCCGGGTGCACGAGGACGACATCTGGCGCACCCGGGAGCACGGGGATCGAACCCGCCTGGTGACCGATGTGCTCCACCGGTTCCATCAGCCGTACGGCAGGCTTCTGACGGCGCGGTCCGAGTTCGACCCGGCACTTCCGGCCGTCCGGTACAACGCCTTCAACGGCATCGTCGAGCAGTTCGACCTGACCATCGCCGCGCTGCGCCCCGGTGACGAGGATCTGCTGTGGGAGCGCAAGGCCGGCCTGGTGGCGAACTTCCTCGACCTCTTCTACGTGACGCGAACCCTCTACGACGAGCCGGTCGAGCAGAAGGACGTCGACGAACTGGTGTCGGCGGTCATGCCCAGGGTGCGGCAGTCCGAGACCCCTGACGAGCTCGGTCGCGCGCTCGGCGACCATGCGACCGGCTGGCCGGACCGGCTCGACCGTATCCCGGAGCTTCGCTATGACACCAAGCGCAGATTCGTCCACTACGTGCTGGCGCGTCTCACGGCCTGGGTGGAGATGGGTGCCACCAACGGCAAGCCGGATCCGACTGAGAGCTTCCTTAAGCGCCGGGAACAAGACCGCGACTTCGAGATCGAGCACCTGTTCACCAGCAAGGCCTCGGAGTACGCGCACAAGGTGCCGAACGAACAGCTGTACAAGTATCTGCGCAGCCGGATCGGTGGCCTGCTCCTGCTCGACGGGCCGGAGAACGGCAGATACGGCGGGATGCTCCTCGAGGACAAGCTCGTGCGCTATCGGAAGGACACCCGGCTGGCTGGGATGATCAATCCGGACTTCTTCCAGCGCAGCAACAGCACCCTGGAGAAGTTCCTCCGGGACAAGGGGCTCTTCTCGATGGTGGCGACCTACGACGCGAGCACTCCGCTGGAGCCGTTCATCGAGGCTCGTGGCCGGCTCTACCTCGAGATGGCCAAGCACGTCTGGAGCCTGGACGAACTCGGGCTGACAGCTCCGGCTCCGGCCGGGCCCGCCGCGCCGGTCAGGCGCACCCGCGCGAATGTTCGGTTCCGCGATCTGGTGGAGGCGCGGCTCCTCGACGCCGGCGTCCGCCTCATCGGTCGCCGCCGCGGCGAGGTGCACTATGCCCGCGTCCGTCCGGAGGGAACCATCGAGACCGAGGAGGGCTCTGTCGCGGCCTCGCCCACCGAGGCGATGCGAAACGTCGTCGGGTCGGCTCGCGATCCCTGGAGCTTCTGGAAGGTGGAGGGAACGGATGAGGAACTCGACGTGGTCCGGCAGCGCTACCTGAGGCGTGATTCATGAGCGGTGCCGGTGCTCGGCGACATCGCGCGATGGTCAGGCGGTCACCGCTCGCGGCGACCGCAGTTGCTCCCGCAGCCGGGCCAGCGCCGCGGCGAGGGACTGCGCGAACTCGGCCGGGGCACCGACGGCTCCGGGTGGGCGGCCAGCACGCGCAGGTCGAATGGGCTCTTACGTGGCCGCCGACGGGGAGCCGGCGGCCACCGGGACTGGCGAACGGGTCAGCTCACGTGGACTTCGCCCTGGTTGAGGACGCGGGGGAGGAAGTACGCCGTCTGGATCTCGGCGTTGGTGTTGCTGCCGCGCAGCTGCTCGGACCAGATCATGAAGTAGGCCCATTTCGGCTGGCTGCTGAGCAGGGACGCCGTCGGCACCTTGCCCATCTCGGCGATGGCGATCGGCTTGCCGGCCGCTATCGACTGGATCTGCGCGTAGTCGGCTGACGACGGGTAGCTCTTGTACCAGGCGTCGAGCGTGACCACGTCGACGTAGTTGCTGCCCGGGTAGTACTGCGACCAGTTGGCCGTCGGGTTGTCCTGGACGTTCCACACCCAGATCAGGTTGGTCAGGCCCTGGCTGTCGAAGTAATCACGCATCTGCTGGTAGATCTTGGCGGAGCCGTTGGCGCCCGGCCGATGGCCCCACCAGTTCCAGCTCTCGTTCATCTCGTGGAACGGCCGCCAGAGCACCGGGACACCGGCGTCCTTCAACTGCTTCAGATACGGTACGACGGCGGCCATCCGGTTGCGCCACGTCTGGTTGAGCGCGGTGCCGCCGGTGACGATCTGCTGGAACTGCGCGTCGGTGATGCTGGTCTTCACGCCGCCGTCGAAGTCGCAGCTCGCGCCGACGGTGGGGGAGCAGGCGTGCCAGGTGAGCGCGACCAGCGAGCCGTTGGCCCACTCGGTCTTGGCCTGGTTGATCACGCTCTGCCGGTTGGCGATGTCGGTGCTGGTGAACATCATGTCGCCACCCCACAGGCCCGGCCACTGGCCGGTGATGTCGTGCACCTGCTGGGTGTACTGGCCGGGCTGGCTGGCCGGCTCCTTGTTGTGCTGCCCGGAGACGATCGACGTGCCGGTGATCGACTTCAGGTAGTTGACGACTGCCGATTTCGGGGTGGCCGGGAACGCCGAGGCCGTCGGCGCGTCGATCAGGCTCGTGCCGAGCAGCGCGAGCGCGGCGCCGGCGGTCCAGACGGGACGGGGGATTTTCATCAGGGAACCTCCGTTGGGGACGGACTTCCTCGTTGCGCGGCTCAGCATGCGACCGTCGTTACCAGCCTGTCAAGATTAGATTATTAATTTAAGCAATGCTGAACCGCAGGAACCCCATGGAGTCGATGCGCCCGGCCGGCTACGCGACGCAGCAGGACGGCGACCGGTTGAGCGGCTGTCGCGCCGGTCGTCCGGCGGCTGCCCGTGGCGACGTGACCGGACGAGGCCGGGATCAGTTGGTGCTGTCGCGGGCCACCAGGTGGGCGAGCGGCGCCTGGTAGACCGCCGGCGGCTTGCCGGCCATCGCGTCGAGCATCGCGTTCGCCGCGATCTCGCCGATGCCGGCCACGTCGTGGCTGATCGCGGAGAGGGCCGGGGTGGCGAGCTGGCACAGCGCCGAGTCGTCCCAGGCGACCACCGACATGTCCGCCGGCACGGCCAGCTCGCGATCGCGCAGGGTGTCCAGGGCGGCCAGGGCCATCAGGTCGTTGTCACAGATGATCGCGGTGGGTTGGCGGGGGAGCAGGCCGGCCGTGGCGGCGCGGCCCGACTCGTACGAATAATCGCCCTCCGCCTGCACCACGGTGACGCCCAGCGCCTCCGCCTCGGACTGCGCGCCCTGCTGGCGCAGCCGGGTGTGCACCAAGGAGGGCGGACCGCTGATGTGCCCGATCACCCGGTGCCCGCGGCCGGCCAGGAAGCGGACCGCCTCCCGCGCGTAACCGGCGTCGTCGGTCCACACCGTCGGCAGCCCGGACGCCGCCGACGGCGCGCCGAGCAGCACCGCGGGCAGGCCGAGCCGGTCCACCAGCGCCAGCCGGTCGTCGTCGGCGGCGAGGTCGACCAGGATCACCCCGTCGACCCGCCGGCGCTCGGCCCACCGCTCGTACGTCTCGTTCTCCGCCTGCCTGTCGGTGACCACCTTGACCAGCACGGAGACCCCGGCCGGAGTCAGCATCCGCTCCAGGCCCTCGATGAACTCGTGGTAGAACGGCTCCTCGCCGAGCACCCGCGACGCACGCGCGAGAACCAGACCGACCCGCCGCTGCGCCTGTCCCACCGGTTCCTCCGCTCTCGTTCCGACGACAGGTACGGTATCGCCTGACAGTCGGTGGTTCGCGAAACGGAGACCATACGTCCATGGCACGTCGGGAGACCTCGGTGGCCGGGCCGGGCAGCCGGGCACTGGTGGTGGACGTCGTCCGCTCCGCGGTGTCGATCAGCCGGGTGGAGCTCGCCGAGCGTACCGGCCTCACCCAGCCGTCGATCTCCAACATCGTGCGGGACCTGATCGCCGACGGGGTCATCCACGAGACCGGGTCGGCCGACTCGGTCCGGGGCAAGCCGCGCAAGCTGCTCGCGATCACCGCCGCCAACCGGTTCGGCATCGGGTTCCAGCTCGGGCCGGACACGGTGACCTGCGTGGCCATCGACCTGACCGGCGGCGTGGTGGGCCGCGAGGTGGTCCCGTTCGACGGGGTGGACCTGACCGACCGGCTGGCCGAGCGGTTCGACGACTTCATGGCCGATCTGGACCTGCCCCGCGACCGGATCGAGGGCCTGGCCATCGTGGCGCCGACCGCCCGCCCCGGTGACGAGGCGGCCGGCCCGGAGCTGTCCGCCGTGCGGGCCGGGCTCGCCGACCGGCTGGGCCTCCCGGTGCTGGTGGAGAACGACGCCGCGGCCGCCGCGCTGGGCGAGTTCTGGAGCCGCCGGGTGTCGCGGGAGCAGGCGTTCGGCAGCGTCTACCTGTCCGCCGGGATCGGCGCCGGGCTGGTCTTCGGCGGGGCGCTGCACCGGGGCGCGAGCTTCGACGCCGGCGAGCTGGGGCACGTGTCGATCGCGTACGACGGACGGCCCTGCCCGTGCGGCAACCGGGGTTGTGTCGAGCGGTACGCCTCGATGGCGGCGACCGTCGACGCGGCACGCGACGCCGGTCTGCCGGTCGAGCAGAGGAGCATGTTCACCGCGTACGACGCGATCGCGCACGCCGCGGTGGGCGGCGACCCGAAAGCCTTCGCCATCCTGGACCAGGCGGCCACCTACCTGAGCGTCGCGGTGGTCTCCATGGTCAATCTGCTCGACCTGGGCCGGGTCGTGCTGACCGGGCCGGGCGTGGCGGTCGCCGGGTCGATCTACGCCCGCCGGCTGCGCGCGGCGCTGGCCGGCACCGCCCATGCCCGGCTCCGCCACGAGATCGTGGTGGAGCTGTCGGCGCAGCCCCGGGACGCGGCCGGGATCGGCGCGGCGGCGCTCGTCGTGCAGGCGTCGATCGCGCCCGGGCACACCGCCGGGCCGCCCGCCGGCGACAGCTGACGGCGTTCCGAACACTTTTCGCCGCTGCGGCGAAGTACCCGTGTGAAGCACACGACGGGGAGAGGTTCGGTGGTGACGTGGTCGTGACGCAGCCGGATATCACGGGCGTGGAGACCGATGCGGACCTCATCGAGCAGGCCGGACGGGCGCCCGAGCGGTTCACCGCCATCTTCGACCGGCACTATCAGGCGATTTACCAGTACGTGACGCGGCGCCTCGGTCCCGACCTGGCCGAGGACGTCGCCTCCGAGACCTTTCTGATCGCCTTCGACCGGCGGCAGAGCTTCGACGCGGATCACGGGGATGCGCGGCCCTGGCTGTTCGGCATCGCCTCCAACCTTGTCGCACGCCACGTCCGCGCGGAATCGCGTCGTTACCAGGCCCTGGCCCGGGCCGGCGGGCAGGACCTGGGCGAGCGGCGCGGCGCCGAGGACGCGCTGGCCGACGGCCATGCCGGCGCGGTGGCCGGGCGCCTGGACGCGGCCGCCGCCC
This window of the Actinoplanes oblitus genome carries:
- a CDS encoding ROK family transcriptional regulator; this encodes MARRETSVAGPGSRALVVDVVRSAVSISRVELAERTGLTQPSISNIVRDLIADGVIHETGSADSVRGKPRKLLAITAANRFGIGFQLGPDTVTCVAIDLTGGVVGREVVPFDGVDLTDRLAERFDDFMADLDLPRDRIEGLAIVAPTARPGDEAAGPELSAVRAGLADRLGLPVLVENDAAAAALGEFWSRRVSREQAFGSVYLSAGIGAGLVFGGALHRGASFDAGELGHVSIAYDGRPCPCGNRGCVERYASMAATVDAARDAGLPVEQRSMFTAYDAIAHAAVGGDPKAFAILDQAATYLSVAVVSMVNLLDLGRVVLTGPGVAVAGSIYARRLRAALAGTAHARLRHEIVVELSAQPRDAAGIGAAALVVQASIAPGHTAGPPAGDS
- a CDS encoding RNA polymerase sigma factor, giving the protein MTQPDITGVETDADLIEQAGRAPERFTAIFDRHYQAIYQYVTRRLGPDLAEDVASETFLIAFDRRQSFDADHGDARPWLFGIASNLVARHVRAESRRYQALARAGGQDLGERRGAEDALADGHAGAVAGRLDAAAARGRLAEALAALPEPVRAVLLLVAWAGLNQQEAAAALGIPAGTARSRLHRARQAMRQALGAEIETER